GTACGATGAGGCGGCGGGCCGCCGACTACCGGCGCCCGGTGCGGAGGAAGTATTGGTGTTGGATCTGGGCTCTTCTTGGCCTGTTCTTGGTCGCTGGGTTGCTGTTGTTCGTGGTTCAGCATAATCAGAATGAGGATCGGGACGGGAAGCCTGTGCAGGTATGATTGCAGGGGTTCTTTGTTGATGGTTCTGTTTCATCTGTAGACCACGCTATTTGAAGGGAAATCCCATTTAGTAATAATTTGATCTTAGTTGATTGGCGGTGTCATGGCCTCCTGCGGGTTCGATTTGATTTTCAGCTGGCGATCTCTGGACCCTCGTTATTTGAATTGGTCGTGTCTTGGTTGAAATGCTTGTCATTCAGCTTGTAGACGTTCTATCTCTCGGTATTAGTTCCTCTTTCTGTTTAGATTAACCTCTTATTGTAACTCCGGTAGCTATTTACTCGCATAAGCGGCCACAATGAAGgttttagtcataatttttttccgaCCAATGCTTTCTACCTAGAAAATTATTAAGAGGGATTAGATGGAGTGGAAAAGGTCAGGGGAATACAAAGAAGTTAATCTGTCCGGCATGTGGCTGACAAACTAGCTAGATCATGCTTCTTGACATTGTTGCACTTAGAGGTAGAGGATTTCTGAGTGAGCGCAAAGAGTTTGATGTGTTGTCTCTTCTACTAGGTTTTGCGTAGCTTCCAATGCCGGAAGGTGTAGATTGGCGTTTCTAGTGTAGCTGATAATCATTTTGATGTACTTAGGATCAAAATGGTCACTTTTTCTCCTCCCCGTTTATGCACTGTCAGGACTGAATTGAATGTTTCCCATTGCTTTCCTGCTCCTGGACTGTAAGTGTTGTAATTGGTATTggtataaattttgacaatgtATCTCAGGAAATGAGAGAAAGTCCTCAACGGGAAGCTCATCGGGTTTTAAATTTTACTGAAGAGCTCGTGAGCACAACATCACTTTCTCGGCAGTTGGCAGAGCAAATGACACTTGCCAAGGCGTATGTTGTCATAGCAAAGGAACACAATAACCTTCACCTTGCATGGGAGCTGAGCTCAAGGATACGAAGTTGCCAGCTCTTACTCTCAAAAGCTGCAAAGAGAGGAGAACCCCTCACGTTAGATGAGGCAGAGCCAATCATTAAAAGCttatcttctttaatttttaaggCGCAAGATGCGCACTACGACATAGCAACCACAATAACAACAATGAAATCCCATACCCAAGCCCTTGAAGAGCGTGCAAATGCAGCTATAGTTCAGAGCACAGTATTTGGACAACTGGCAGCGGAAGCTTTACCAAAAAGCCTCCATTGCCTAAATGTCAAACTCACCGTTGATTGGATCAAGAACCCATCACTGCAACAACTCATGGAAGAGACTAGATATTCTCCTCGGCTTGTTGACAACAATCTGTATCACTTCTGCATATTCTCTGATAGTTTGCTGGCGACATCTGTAGTTGTTAATTCTACTGTCTCTAATGCTGATCATCCTCAACAGCTTGTCTTTCATGTTGTGACGAACGGAATAAGTTATGGAGCAATGCAGGCATGGTTTCATCATAATGACTTAAAAGGAGCAACCATAGAAGTGCAGAATATCGAGGAGTTTACTTGGCTGAATGCTTCTTTTGCTCCTATCATGAAACAGCCATCGGATGCAGATGCTGAGCCAAAGACGTGGAACCAAAAGTATTTATCTTTACTAGATCACCTCCGGTTTTACATCCCTGATATCTACCCACAGTTGGAGAAGGTGGTTTTTCTGGAAGATGATATTGTCGTCCAGAAGGAATTGACACCGCTGTTTTCATTGGAAATGCATGGAAATGTTAATGGAGCAGTGGAGACGTGCCTGGAGGCATTTCATCGCTACTACAGGTATCTTAATTTTTCGAGTCCACTCATAAGCTCCAAGTTTGACCCTCAAGCATGTGGTTGGGCATTCGGAATGAATGTTTTTGATCTGATTGCGTGGAGGAAAGCAAATGTTACGTCTAGGTATCATTATTGGCAGCAGCAGAACACAGATGGGACACTGTGGAAGCTCGGTACCCTTCCACCTGGCCTTTTAGCCTTTTATGGACTCACAGAGCCACTTGATCGACGATGGCATGTGCTGGGTTTGGGCTATGACATGAACATCGACAGTCGTCTAATAGAGAGTGCAGCTGTCATTCACTTCAATGGCCATATGAAGCCGTGGCTCAAGTTGGGAATTGGCAGGTATAAGCCTCTGTGGGAAAGGTATGTGAATACAAGTCATCCGTATCTTCAAGATTGTGTTGCAGCATGAAATGTCCTACCTCTTGATTTTTGGTAGCTCACACAATGACCGACACTTTCATAGCCACCACAGCTCTAGCATAGAGTTACAAGCAGAAAATTTTGAATGTTGTTAGGagattctctttttcttccttttctttaattatatatcaaattattAGGATTATTCTTATAGAGGAGAAAGTGAAATTCATTATTATATGAGGCTTCAAATTTTTCTGGTGGAATCTTCTGTTAGCCTTCTAGAAGTATAGAGttattctttttccccctttcaaTAGTGGATTTTGTAATAATCTCATCTCATTTCAAGAGGGAATGGAAAAGTTACTGGTTGTCTTGCGATGCTTTTCTGGTCTGTGGAGGCCTCTTTTGCGATGATTCACATTGGAGAAACGATTGACCAACAATGGTTTTCCAATAGTTATGCTGGCGTTATACTCGCTTTTCCTGCGTATTGAAGCTGAACTTCTACAACTGCTGTCAAAGTTTCCTGTGATGGGAGATGCATGATACATGCGGATGATTATTGGTGGAAACTACATGAAGCTGTTGTATGATCACATTTATGCAATACGACCGCTTTCATAGGTTGTTTACGAATCATCTTTTTCGAATCATGACAGTCTTTCATCTCCTCTGGACAACGTAGCGTAAAC
The nucleotide sequence above comes from Eucalyptus grandis isolate ANBG69807.140 chromosome 2, ASM1654582v1, whole genome shotgun sequence. Encoded proteins:
- the LOC104420988 gene encoding hexosyltransferase GAUT11 — protein: MRRRAADYRRPVRRKYWCWIWALLGLFLVAGLLLFVVQHNQNEDRDGKPVQEMRESPQREAHRVLNFTEELVSTTSLSRQLAEQMTLAKAYVVIAKEHNNLHLAWELSSRIRSCQLLLSKAAKRGEPLTLDEAEPIIKSLSSLIFKAQDAHYDIATTITTMKSHTQALEERANAAIVQSTVFGQLAAEALPKSLHCLNVKLTVDWIKNPSLQQLMEETRYSPRLVDNNLYHFCIFSDSLLATSVVVNSTVSNADHPQQLVFHVVTNGISYGAMQAWFHHNDLKGATIEVQNIEEFTWLNASFAPIMKQPSDADAEPKTWNQKYLSLLDHLRFYIPDIYPQLEKVVFLEDDIVVQKELTPLFSLEMHGNVNGAVETCLEAFHRYYRYLNFSSPLISSKFDPQACGWAFGMNVFDLIAWRKANVTSRYHYWQQQNTDGTLWKLGTLPPGLLAFYGLTEPLDRRWHVLGLGYDMNIDSRLIESAAVIHFNGHMKPWLKLGIGRYKPLWERYVNTSHPYLQDCVAA